A portion of the Nitrospira defluvii genome contains these proteins:
- a CDS encoding cation:proton antiporter, which translates to MSDYAVLGDLLVIYAVSTAVVFTFHQFRLPSIAGFLVAGALIGPHGLHLIPDVSQVHVLAEIGIVLLLFTIGMEFSSAHFAAARRTLMVAAPVQTGGVLILALLGALVVGLSYQQGIFWGFLLSLSSTAIVLKALSEQGESDSFHGRATVAILIFQDLAVVPMMLITPILATPSGSAMGMVLMTLVKAAVVVGLIVAAAWYLVPRLLRHIVRSRSRELFLLSIIVLCLGIAWLTSLGGLSLALGAFIAGLVMSESEYSHQALAEVLPFRDSFNSLFFVSIGVLMDLRVVLDHPFIVLGLLLAVIAGKLLTGAGAMVAAGAPPRSALLVGVALAQVGEFSFILAQQGQDAGLFTGDQYQLFLAVSVLTMVVTPFGMQWSPHLGRRIEALQRVRGWMPTRTAAHVEQLEGTQVRIKDHVIIVGYGLNGRNLARVLGETEIPHVALDLDGETVRREARHGVPIYYGDGSNANVLRHMKIEDAKVLVVALSDPFTARRTVKVAKGLNPKLHIVVRTRYLRELEELHQLGADDVVPEEFETSIEIFALVLRTYSLPQEFVARKAEQIRREGYALLRRSEMPELAHHLRGGTLTDVEVETCRIDDEAPAVGKSLAELSIRPRTGASVIAWTRSQVTQSNPSEHVRLQAGDVVTLLGSREQIRRAMALLNEPNHGTSHPMS; encoded by the coding sequence ATGAGTGATTACGCAGTTCTCGGCGACCTGTTGGTGATCTATGCAGTGTCCACTGCTGTCGTCTTCACGTTTCACCAATTTCGCCTCCCGTCGATCGCCGGCTTTCTTGTGGCCGGGGCCCTGATCGGCCCGCACGGACTGCATCTGATTCCCGATGTGTCGCAGGTTCATGTGCTCGCCGAGATCGGCATCGTGTTATTGCTGTTCACAATCGGCATGGAGTTTTCGTCCGCGCATTTTGCGGCGGCCCGCCGCACGCTGATGGTGGCGGCACCGGTGCAGACCGGGGGGGTGCTCATTCTCGCGCTGCTCGGGGCGCTGGTTGTCGGACTGTCCTATCAGCAAGGTATTTTCTGGGGATTCCTTCTCTCGCTCAGCAGCACGGCCATTGTCTTGAAGGCGCTTTCTGAACAGGGAGAGAGCGATTCCTTCCACGGCCGTGCCACGGTGGCGATCTTGATTTTTCAGGATCTTGCGGTTGTGCCGATGATGCTCATCACGCCGATTCTGGCCACGCCCAGCGGGAGTGCGATGGGGATGGTGTTGATGACGCTGGTGAAAGCGGCGGTCGTGGTCGGGTTGATTGTCGCGGCGGCCTGGTATCTGGTGCCGCGCCTGTTGCGGCATATCGTGCGGAGCCGAAGCCGTGAATTGTTCCTGCTCTCGATCATCGTGTTATGCCTGGGGATCGCCTGGCTGACTTCTTTGGGTGGACTGTCGTTGGCCTTGGGTGCCTTCATCGCGGGGCTGGTGATGTCGGAGTCGGAGTACAGTCACCAGGCACTGGCAGAGGTCCTCCCGTTCCGCGATAGCTTCAATAGTTTGTTTTTCGTGTCGATCGGCGTCCTGATGGATTTGCGGGTCGTGTTGGACCATCCCTTCATCGTCTTGGGACTGTTGCTGGCCGTGATTGCCGGTAAACTGCTCACCGGCGCCGGGGCGATGGTGGCGGCAGGGGCTCCTCCAAGGTCGGCGTTGCTGGTGGGGGTTGCGCTCGCGCAGGTCGGAGAGTTCAGCTTCATCCTCGCGCAGCAGGGGCAGGATGCCGGCCTCTTCACGGGAGATCAGTATCAGTTGTTTCTGGCGGTGTCGGTCCTGACGATGGTGGTGACGCCCTTCGGCATGCAATGGTCTCCGCATCTGGGGAGGCGGATCGAGGCGTTGCAGCGGGTTCGAGGGTGGATGCCGACGCGCACGGCCGCGCATGTCGAACAATTGGAGGGGACGCAGGTCCGTATCAAGGATCATGTCATCATTGTGGGATACGGGCTCAATGGTCGCAACCTGGCCCGCGTTCTGGGTGAGACGGAAATTCCCCATGTGGCCCTGGATCTGGATGGTGAAACCGTCCGTCGCGAGGCGCGCCACGGTGTGCCGATCTATTACGGCGACGGCTCGAATGCCAATGTGCTACGGCATATGAAGATCGAGGATGCCAAAGTGCTGGTCGTCGCCCTGTCCGACCCCTTTACTGCGCGGAGGACGGTGAAAGTCGCGAAGGGTTTGAATCCGAAGTTACACATCGTGGTGCGGACGCGGTACCTGCGGGAGCTGGAAGAACTGCACCAGTTGGGCGCGGATGACGTGGTGCCGGAAGAATTCGAGACATCGATCGAGATTTTTGCCCTGGTGCTACGCACCTACAGCCTGCCGCAGGAATTCGTGGCGCGCAAGGCCGAGCAGATCCGGCGGGAAGGGTATGCCTTGCTGCGACGCAGCGAAATGCCGGAATTGGCGCATCACCTCCGTGGCGGGACATTGACCGATGTCGAGGTGGAGACATGCCGGATCGATGATGAGGCGCCGGCGGTCGGAAAATCGTTGGCCGAACTGTCCATTCGTCCGCGGACCGGTGCCTCGGTGATCGCGTGGACCAGGAGTCAGGTCACGCAATCCAATCCGTCGGAGCACGTGCGTCTGCAGGCAGGTGACGTAGTCACACTGCTTGGTTCTCGGGAGCAGATTCGTCGGGCTATGGCGCTCCTGAACGAGCCGAACCACGGCACGAGTCACCCGATGAGCTAG
- a CDS encoding aromatic ring-hydroxylating oxygenase subunit alpha codes for MSTDLITELKPTKSAPLFGFWYPATTSEALAVGQMQTQVMLGQPILVCRDRQSAVAAMRDICPHRGMPLSFGHFDGERVECAYHGWQFDTGGRCRHIPALVEGSALRPEKIGITSYPCQEADGYVWVYLPDPQRPDQPIPELPRLPLPSTPYRMVQISTILDCTIDDGIVGLMDPAHGPFVHQSSWWRTQASMHDKAKTFEPIPNGFRMVPHAPSKNSGPYKLLNKLYGGPLTTTIDFVLPNQRFEFVQCGSMFVSSRATVTPVGEQQCRIDFAAAWNILPWLPFAKPLFRYFANIFMKQDKQAMERQAVGLKYKPALMLIDDADTPAKWYYKLKAAYLTSVQTGAPLDHPLKNRVTLRWRS; via the coding sequence ATGAGCACAGACCTCATCACGGAACTCAAACCGACGAAAAGCGCCCCCCTGTTCGGTTTCTGGTATCCTGCCACGACCAGCGAGGCCTTGGCCGTCGGCCAGATGCAGACCCAGGTCATGTTGGGACAGCCGATTCTCGTGTGCCGTGACCGGCAAAGTGCAGTGGCGGCCATGCGAGATATTTGTCCGCATCGAGGCATGCCCTTGTCCTTCGGTCACTTCGACGGAGAACGGGTCGAGTGCGCCTATCACGGATGGCAATTTGATACGGGCGGTCGCTGTCGTCACATTCCGGCCCTTGTCGAGGGATCGGCGCTTCGACCCGAGAAGATCGGGATCACCTCCTACCCTTGCCAGGAAGCAGACGGGTACGTGTGGGTGTATCTGCCCGATCCGCAGCGGCCGGATCAGCCGATACCGGAACTGCCGCGCCTTCCGCTGCCGTCCACGCCCTATCGCATGGTCCAGATCTCCACGATCTTGGATTGTACCATCGACGACGGCATCGTCGGGCTCATGGATCCCGCGCACGGCCCCTTCGTCCACCAAAGCTCGTGGTGGCGAACCCAAGCCAGCATGCACGACAAGGCAAAGACCTTCGAGCCCATCCCCAACGGGTTCCGGATGGTGCCGCACGCGCCTTCCAAAAACAGCGGGCCGTACAAGCTCCTCAACAAACTCTACGGCGGGCCGCTGACGACGACCATCGACTTCGTCCTCCCCAATCAGCGGTTTGAGTTCGTGCAGTGCGGATCGATGTTCGTCTCCTCTCGTGCCACCGTGACGCCGGTGGGGGAGCAGCAATGCCGGATCGATTTTGCCGCCGCCTGGAACATCCTTCCCTGGCTCCCGTTCGCCAAGCCCCTGTTCCGGTATTTCGCCAATATTTTCATGAAGCAGGACAAACAGGCAATGGAGCGGCAAGCGGTGGGATTGAAATACAAACCGGCACTGATGCTGATCGACGACGCCGACACCCCGGCCAAGTGGTACTACAAGCTGAAAGCCGCCTACCTGACTTCGGTGCAAACCGGAGCACCGTTGGACCATCCATTGAAAAACCGCGTCACGCTTCGCTGGAGAAGTTAA
- a CDS encoding DsrE/DsrF/DrsH-like family protein, translating into MTTAQIEPAAALAELRDSKADRVTIVLLSGDLDKAMAAFIIATGAAAMGMQVTVFFTFWGLNTIRKKGASSSASDWLRRMFGVLNKGGADTLPLSRFHFWGLGTRMMQLVMKQNRMPGVPELMQMALDLGVRFIACTTTMGLMGITKDTLIDGVDQFAGVTTYLAEAKQGSVNLFI; encoded by the coding sequence ATGACCACCGCACAAATCGAGCCGGCAGCTGCCCTGGCAGAACTCCGTGACTCCAAGGCAGATCGTGTGACGATCGTGCTTCTGAGCGGAGACCTGGATAAGGCGATGGCCGCGTTTATTATTGCCACCGGTGCCGCTGCCATGGGTATGCAGGTGACGGTGTTCTTCACATTCTGGGGACTCAACACAATCCGCAAGAAGGGGGCGAGCAGCTCCGCGTCGGATTGGCTGCGCCGGATGTTCGGGGTTCTGAACAAGGGCGGCGCCGATACCTTGCCTCTGTCCCGCTTCCACTTCTGGGGATTGGGCACGAGAATGATGCAGCTTGTGATGAAGCAGAATCGCATGCCCGGTGTGCCGGAACTCATGCAGATGGCGCTGGACTTGGGCGTCCGCTTCATCGCGTGCACGACGACGATGGGGTTGATGGGGATTACCAAGGATACCTTGATCGACGGGGTGGATCAGTTTGCCGGCGTGACCACCTACTTGGCTGAAGCCAAGCAGGGCAGCGTCAATCTGTTCATTTAA
- a CDS encoding sulfurtransferase TusA family protein — MIQADVKLDTLGYFCPMPIILTSKKIKELTMGQVLEVVSDDEGIKKDMPAWCETTGHQMVGLEEEQSSSKRIYKAFVKKAK; from the coding sequence ATGATACAGGCGGATGTGAAACTGGATACGCTCGGGTATTTCTGTCCGATGCCGATCATTCTGACGTCGAAGAAGATCAAGGAACTGACGATGGGGCAGGTGCTGGAAGTCGTTTCGGACGATGAAGGCATCAAGAAAGACATGCCGGCCTGGTGTGAAACGACCGGCCATCAAATGGTGGGGTTGGAGGAAGAGCAAAGTTCTTCCAAGCGGATCTACAAGGCGTTCGTCAAGAAGGCCAAGTAA
- the ftcD gene encoding glutamate formimidoyltransferase: MTQIVECVPNFSEGRNPEVIQALAALVRSVPGVVLLDETKDPDHHRAVLTFAGRPYAVAEVAFQMARLASQLIDLRSHQGEHPRVGATDVMPFVPIRDISMQDCVQLARMVGQRIGNELKIPVFLYEQAASKPERKQLEWIRKGGMKGLADRMASDPGWAPDFGPKQLHPSAGATVVGARWPLIAFNVSLKTQDLSVAKAIAKVVRQSSGGLPSVKAIGVDLRSQGLVQVSMNLTNHEETPLHKAFAAVQQEAAARGVEVAGTEIIGLVPEQALIETAQQALSLDRFDGRQVLEARLESVESRSAIGRLAASPPPKEQPPATRFGMPEVRGAAEQGVTGGSVGARSAAFAAALGIMVAKLNRARTVETRLTEISTRLHELVQADRDAYALVLQAKKLPPNHPDRGVALSSSLLGAVETPLEIVKLSCELIPLLRGLMAQAKPEVHPDLTMGLRLADAVIDGCVAMVEENMKTQPNQQLIESIRQRFSHVEQMLVDAKSLCYTPPFDSWPQNMLNILKLR; this comes from the coding sequence GTGACTCAAATCGTTGAATGTGTGCCGAACTTCAGTGAAGGCCGGAATCCAGAAGTGATTCAGGCGCTTGCTGCGCTCGTTCGATCGGTTCCCGGCGTGGTGTTGCTGGATGAGACGAAGGATCCGGACCACCATCGGGCGGTTCTCACCTTTGCCGGGAGGCCCTATGCCGTGGCGGAGGTCGCCTTTCAGATGGCGCGGCTCGCGTCGCAATTGATCGATCTGCGAAGTCACCAGGGCGAACATCCGCGCGTCGGGGCGACGGATGTCATGCCCTTCGTGCCCATTCGGGACATCAGTATGCAGGACTGCGTGCAGTTGGCTCGTATGGTGGGGCAACGGATCGGAAACGAACTCAAAATCCCCGTCTTTCTGTACGAACAAGCAGCGAGTAAGCCTGAGCGGAAGCAACTGGAATGGATTCGAAAGGGAGGGATGAAGGGATTGGCGGACCGAATGGCTTCCGATCCTGGATGGGCTCCGGATTTCGGCCCGAAGCAGTTGCATCCGTCCGCCGGGGCGACGGTGGTGGGCGCGCGGTGGCCGCTCATCGCCTTCAACGTGAGTTTGAAGACTCAGGATCTGTCGGTTGCCAAGGCGATTGCGAAGGTGGTCCGTCAGTCGAGCGGAGGGCTTCCCTCTGTGAAAGCCATCGGCGTCGATCTGCGCAGCCAGGGGCTCGTGCAGGTCTCGATGAATCTGACAAACCATGAGGAAACTCCGCTGCACAAGGCGTTCGCCGCCGTGCAGCAGGAGGCCGCGGCCCGTGGGGTGGAGGTGGCCGGAACGGAAATCATCGGCCTCGTTCCCGAGCAAGCACTGATCGAGACGGCGCAACAGGCGCTTTCTCTGGATCGATTCGATGGGCGGCAGGTGCTTGAAGCGCGTTTGGAGAGCGTCGAATCACGATCAGCCATCGGGCGCCTGGCTGCATCACCGCCGCCCAAGGAACAACCTCCTGCGACTCGCTTCGGGATGCCTGAAGTGAGGGGGGCCGCTGAGCAGGGGGTGACCGGAGGCAGTGTCGGCGCTCGCTCGGCAGCATTTGCGGCGGCGTTAGGGATCATGGTGGCGAAGTTGAACCGTGCGCGCACGGTGGAAACACGTTTGACCGAAATTTCCACAAGACTCCATGAACTGGTGCAGGCCGATCGTGACGCCTACGCCCTGGTGCTCCAGGCGAAGAAGCTGCCTCCCAATCACCCCGATCGTGGGGTCGCGCTCTCGTCCAGTCTTTTGGGTGCGGTCGAGACACCGCTGGAAATTGTGAAGCTCTCCTGTGAACTCATTCCCCTTTTGCGCGGCCTCATGGCGCAGGCGAAGCCTGAGGTGCATCCGGATCTGACGATGGGGTTGCGGCTTGCCGATGCGGTTATTGATGGCTGTGTCGCCATGGTTGAGGAAAATATGAAAACTCAACCAAATCAGCAACTTATTGAGTCGATACGGCAGCGGTTTTCACATGTGGAACAAATGCTTGTGGATGCGAAATCGCTATGCTACACTCCGCCCTTCGATTCGTGGCCCCAAAACATGTTGAATATCCTGAAACTTCGGTGA
- the rpsU gene encoding 30S ribosomal protein S21, whose translation MEIKVFNNNVEKALKVAKKKLAGEGLFRELKRRRYYEKPSVRKKAKEREAQRRRQKWLAKRRPE comes from the coding sequence ATGGAAATTAAGGTTTTCAATAACAACGTTGAAAAAGCCCTGAAGGTCGCCAAGAAAAAGTTGGCGGGCGAAGGATTGTTCCGCGAACTGAAGCGCCGCCGGTATTATGAAAAGCCGAGTGTCCGCAAGAAGGCGAAAGAGCGCGAGGCACAACGTCGGCGGCAGAAGTGGCTTGCGAAGCGACGGCCTGAATAG
- a CDS encoding endonuclease III domain-containing protein — protein MQAQQIHAAIRKVKREIARWPDPVVGVVAKESGRDPFLVLISCLLSLRTKDKTTAEASARLFALASTPATMRQLTLPAVEKAIYPVGFYRTKAKQIQQICTQLLERYEGRVPDCIDELLTLPGVGRKTANLVVTVGYEKPGICVDIHVHRISNRWGYVKTKTPEETEQALRDKLPRRYWITFNDLLVPYGQHLCQPVSPFCSRCKIAEYCDRVGVTKSR, from the coding sequence ATGCAGGCGCAACAGATCCACGCCGCCATTCGCAAGGTCAAGCGGGAGATTGCCCGCTGGCCTGATCCGGTCGTGGGTGTGGTGGCCAAGGAAAGCGGCCGCGATCCGTTCCTGGTCCTGATTTCCTGCCTTCTCAGTTTACGTACCAAAGACAAGACCACTGCCGAAGCCAGTGCGCGTCTCTTTGCCCTGGCCTCTACTCCGGCCACGATGCGGCAGCTCACGCTGCCGGCTGTTGAGAAAGCCATCTACCCCGTCGGGTTTTATCGAACCAAGGCGAAACAGATCCAGCAGATTTGTACCCAGTTGCTTGAACGCTACGAGGGACGTGTGCCGGACTGCATCGACGAGTTGTTGACCTTGCCGGGCGTAGGCCGGAAGACGGCGAATCTCGTGGTCACGGTTGGATATGAGAAGCCGGGAATTTGTGTCGACATTCATGTCCACCGGATCAGCAACCGGTGGGGATACGTGAAGACGAAGACCCCGGAGGAGACGGAGCAGGCGCTCCGCGACAAATTACCCCGCCGGTATTGGATTACCTTCAACGACTTACTCGTGCCGTATGGGCAGCACCTCTGCCAGCCCGTGTCACCTTTCTGCAGCCGATGCAAAATTGCGGAGTATTGCGATCGAGTGGGCGTCACGAAAAGCCGCTAG
- a CDS encoding PGPGW domain-containing protein — translation MFVGTLIAIPIILMRLPADYFDIRKPRPWMENHHPVLRLLGHIVKNVVGAIFLFAGFLMLFLPGQGVLTMLIGLSLIEFPGKRRVEAKIVGQSTVLSTINSMRAKFGKPPLIIAPDR, via the coding sequence ATGTTCGTCGGGACCCTCATCGCGATTCCCATCATTCTCATGCGGCTGCCGGCTGATTATTTCGATATCCGCAAGCCGCGCCCCTGGATGGAAAACCACCATCCGGTGCTTCGGCTGCTGGGACATATTGTGAAGAATGTCGTCGGAGCAATTTTCCTCTTTGCGGGGTTTCTCATGCTGTTCCTGCCTGGACAGGGGGTGTTGACGATGTTGATCGGCCTGTCGCTGATTGAATTCCCCGGTAAGCGGCGGGTAGAGGCGAAGATCGTGGGCCAGTCCACCGTTCTGAGCACGATCAACAGCATGCGAGCCAAGTTCGGCAAACCGCCCTTGATTATTGCGCCGGATCGATAG
- the polA gene encoding DNA polymerase I: MPTLYLIDGSAYIYRAFFALPPLSNSKGLQTNAVYGFTTMLLKVLRDHRPDYVAVVFDEKGPTHRHEAFKEYKAQRPPMPQGMSAQIPYIHRVVEALSLPVIRQAGYEADDLIGTLARKGEGEGLDVVIVTSDKDMFQLLTPKTRIYDPVKDKWFNEADSLVRFGVEPARVVEIMGLMGDTSDNIPGVKGIGEKTALKLISQFGTIDELLRRVEEVTPAKTKALLLAQGENARMSKQLATIEIDCPVEFVPARFQAKAPHTEALVSLLRELEFMTLAKAFQGDTPEPNRLGAEVIDIRDDAEAKQFLARPGAEPFLGVSCVLNDEPGVRADIRGCAFGWPDGAAAFVQGEARSWPRPLIDYLRDGSRRKVVQDLKPLLLALHRQGLDMPGPSFDTMVADYLLNPNRRAHTLEAIAMDVLSYQLGAGASDKPDEDPPSLFDVDARVIRRSGEAAAVTAKVAPLLRDRLRAQGSLSLFEDVEMPLVPVLVEIEQNGFLLNVEGLGALSRELERELEQMVGTIYRLAGGEFNIGSPKQLATVLFENLGLKPLRKTKTGFSTDEDTLTQLAGQHELPAHILNYRTLTKLKSTYVDALPQLVNPDSGRLHTSLNQTVAATGRLSSTDPNLQNIPVKGDYGLRIREAFIAPPGHQLLCADYSQVEPRILAHLSQDPRLLDVFEKGEDIHMATAMEIFNLPAGEVTREMRRAAKSVVFGIVYGISPFGLASNIGVTQAEAKHYIETFFEKFAAVRALMDRNIDDGKTKGYTTTILGRRRPIPELQSGDPSQRGVGERMAVNSPIQGSAADLIKVAMINVHRRLQDELPACKMILQVHDELIFEVPDGALEQAKQLVKGEMEATGAALKLSVPLKVDVGVGGNWRVAHP; this comes from the coding sequence GTGCCGACTCTGTATCTCATCGACGGGAGCGCCTACATCTATCGGGCGTTTTTTGCCCTGCCTCCCCTGTCAAACTCCAAGGGCCTGCAGACCAACGCGGTCTATGGATTTACGACCATGCTGCTGAAAGTACTGCGCGACCATCGGCCGGACTATGTGGCCGTAGTGTTTGATGAAAAAGGCCCCACCCACCGCCATGAGGCGTTCAAGGAGTACAAGGCGCAACGGCCGCCCATGCCGCAAGGGATGAGCGCGCAGATTCCCTATATCCATCGCGTCGTGGAAGCGCTGTCCCTGCCGGTCATCCGGCAAGCGGGTTATGAGGCGGATGATTTGATCGGCACCTTGGCGCGGAAAGGTGAGGGCGAGGGGCTCGACGTCGTCATTGTGACCAGTGATAAGGATATGTTCCAGCTCCTGACGCCAAAGACACGGATTTACGATCCGGTGAAGGATAAGTGGTTCAACGAGGCGGATTCGCTGGTGCGGTTCGGCGTGGAGCCGGCGCGCGTCGTCGAGATCATGGGCCTCATGGGCGATACGAGCGACAATATTCCCGGCGTCAAAGGAATCGGGGAGAAAACCGCGCTGAAATTGATCTCGCAATTTGGGACGATCGATGAACTCCTGCGCCGGGTCGAGGAAGTCACTCCGGCCAAGACAAAGGCGCTACTCCTGGCGCAGGGCGAGAACGCCCGCATGAGTAAGCAACTAGCGACGATCGAGATCGATTGTCCGGTGGAATTTGTTCCAGCCCGGTTTCAGGCGAAGGCGCCGCACACCGAGGCGCTCGTGAGCCTGTTGCGCGAATTGGAATTCATGACGCTGGCCAAAGCCTTCCAGGGCGACACGCCGGAGCCGAACCGCTTAGGCGCAGAGGTTATCGACATCCGTGATGATGCGGAAGCGAAACAATTTCTGGCGCGGCCGGGGGCCGAGCCGTTCCTGGGAGTGTCCTGTGTGTTGAACGACGAGCCGGGCGTGCGGGCGGACATTCGGGGCTGTGCGTTTGGTTGGCCGGACGGGGCTGCGGCGTTCGTGCAAGGCGAAGCTCGAAGCTGGCCTCGTCCGTTGATCGACTATCTGCGCGACGGGAGCCGCAGGAAGGTCGTGCAGGATCTCAAGCCCCTCCTCTTGGCTCTCCATCGGCAGGGCCTGGACATGCCGGGGCCCTCTTTCGACACCATGGTGGCTGACTATCTGCTGAATCCGAATCGTCGTGCACACACGCTGGAAGCCATCGCGATGGATGTGCTGAGTTATCAGCTCGGTGCCGGAGCGAGTGACAAGCCAGACGAAGATCCGCCATCGTTGTTTGACGTTGATGCGCGGGTGATTCGTCGATCCGGTGAGGCGGCCGCCGTGACGGCCAAGGTGGCGCCGCTGTTGCGCGACCGTTTGAGGGCGCAGGGTAGCTTGTCGTTGTTTGAAGACGTCGAAATGCCGCTGGTCCCGGTGCTGGTCGAGATCGAACAAAACGGGTTTTTGCTCAATGTGGAGGGCTTAGGCGCGCTGAGCCGAGAACTGGAGCGGGAACTCGAGCAGATGGTGGGCACCATCTATCGGCTGGCCGGAGGCGAGTTCAATATTGGCTCGCCAAAACAGTTGGCCACGGTGCTCTTTGAGAACCTGGGCTTGAAGCCGCTCCGGAAAACCAAGACCGGCTTCTCCACCGATGAGGATACACTCACTCAGCTGGCCGGTCAGCATGAGTTGCCCGCGCACATCCTCAATTACCGGACCCTGACGAAGCTGAAATCGACCTATGTCGATGCTCTGCCGCAGTTGGTGAATCCCGACAGCGGGCGGCTCCACACATCGCTCAACCAAACAGTGGCGGCCACGGGGCGCCTGTCTTCCACCGACCCGAATCTCCAGAATATTCCGGTCAAGGGCGATTACGGCCTGCGCATCCGCGAAGCGTTCATTGCGCCGCCCGGACATCAGTTGCTCTGTGCCGACTATAGTCAGGTCGAGCCGAGGATTCTGGCGCATCTTTCGCAAGACCCCCGGCTGCTGGATGTGTTCGAGAAGGGTGAGGATATTCATATGGCCACGGCCATGGAGATTTTTAATCTGCCCGCCGGTGAGGTGACGCGTGAGATGCGGCGAGCGGCCAAGAGCGTGGTGTTCGGCATCGTGTACGGTATCAGTCCGTTCGGTCTCGCGTCGAACATCGGTGTGACCCAGGCGGAAGCCAAACACTATATTGAGACCTTTTTTGAGAAGTTTGCGGCCGTCCGGGCGCTCATGGACCGGAACATCGACGACGGCAAGACAAAAGGGTACACGACGACGATTCTCGGCCGCCGCCGGCCAATCCCGGAGCTGCAAAGCGGGGATCCCTCTCAACGCGGGGTCGGAGAACGGATGGCGGTCAACAGTCCGATTCAGGGCTCGGCTGCGGACCTCATCAAAGTGGCTATGATCAACGTGCACCGGCGGTTGCAGGACGAGTTGCCGGCTTGCAAGATGATCCTGCAAGTCCATGACGAATTGATCTTCGAAGTGCCGGACGGGGCGTTGGAGCAAGCGAAGCAGCTCGTGAAGGGGGAAATGGAGGCCACTGGCGCAGCGCTGAAACTGTCGGTTCCGCTCAAAGTGGATGTGGGTGTGGGAGGTAACTGGCGAGTCGCCCATCCGTAG
- a CDS encoding metallopeptidase family protein — MSPRKRSLTIPEPEFQALVQEALDGLPDEYAKLLTNVAVVVEEEPSPDVRTDLELEDGEDLLGLYQGLPIDKESFFQAGGQLPAKISIYRGPILRLCRTKKEVVQEVRDTVVHEIGHHFGFDDDEMPY; from the coding sequence ATGTCGCCGCGAAAGCGCTCATTGACCATACCTGAGCCGGAGTTCCAGGCTTTAGTCCAAGAAGCGCTCGACGGGCTACCTGACGAATACGCCAAACTCCTCACCAACGTGGCCGTGGTCGTGGAAGAAGAGCCTTCGCCCGATGTCCGCACCGATCTGGAGCTGGAGGACGGCGAGGATCTCCTCGGCCTCTATCAGGGGCTGCCCATCGACAAAGAATCTTTCTTCCAGGCGGGCGGGCAACTCCCGGCCAAAATCTCGATCTACCGTGGGCCGATTCTCCGGCTCTGTCGCACCAAAAAAGAAGTCGTGCAGGAAGTGCGTGATACGGTCGTGCACGAAATCGGGCATCACTTCGGGTTTGACGACGACGAGATGCCGTACTGA